The sequence tgtgtgtgtgtgtgagagagagagagaggactgttgtgtgtgtgtttgtgtgtgtgtgtgtgtgttggtgtgtgtgtggggagagagagagagaaactgtgtgtgtggtgtgtgaattgtgtgtgtttgtgtgtgtgtgagagagagtgcatgtgtgtgtatgtttgtttgtgtgtgtgtgtgtgtatgtgggtgtgtgtgtgagagagagagtgtgtgtttgtgtgagtgtgtttgtgtgtgtgtgtgttgagagagagaggagagagactgtgtgtgtgtgtgtgtgtgtgtgtgtgagagagagacgcccgtgtgtgtgtgtgtgtgtgtgtgtgatgagagagagagagtgtgtgttgtgtgtgtgtgtgtgtgtgagttttgtgtgtgagagagagagagagagactgtgtgtgtgtgtgtgtgtgtgtgagagagagagagtgtgtgtgtgtggtgtgtgtgtgtgtgtgtgtgtgagagagagagagactgtgtgtgtgtgtgtgtgagagagagagatgctgtgtgtgtgtgtgtgtgtgtgtgtgtggtgtgtgtgtgagagagagagagaccccctgggtgtgtgtgtgtgtgtggagagagagagagagtgtgtgtgtgtgtgtgtgtgtgtgtgtgtgtgtgtgagagagagagactgtgtgtgagtATCATCAGTGTTACCTGACGGGGAAGTTTTGGTCCGGGTTGATCCGCTCTAATAGACTGTACAGCTTCACAGATGAAGACAGAAGAACACTGTGAGTCATTGATGATTACTGATGatgattattaatgtgtttatgaTGACTGACCTCCTGATGTCTGTTTCCCTCTCTGATGTACACACTCGCCAGGTTAGTGACGATGAAGGTCCACAGCTCCTGATGGGGAgtgagctgcacacacacacacacaacaggtaTGAGCTGGGCTCGTCACGTCTGTAAGAAACAGCGTGTTTTTGCGTGTCTCACCCGCAGCGCTGTAGTGAACTGGGCCTCAGCGTTATCCATACAGTTAACAGAGATACAGTACAggccctgaaacacacacacatcacgtgAGCACACGAACAGCATCCGTCTCTTCTGAACACATCAGAGCATCACGAACACTCgatttcactcaaaaaataaaagcattcttCATAGGGCTGCACGGTTAATCAAAAGACGCTTTCATGTGATTTAAAACACAACACGTGCCAAACATCTTCAGAAACTCGTACTGAGACGCACACAGCAACTAAAGAGAATCTTTAAGGgctcaaaataaaagtcaaatgaagacagagaaaaaaaaaaattcaagccaGTCATAAATACTAGTGTTGCAATgttgttataaatgttttaatgtgaactaatttattattaaacaaattaattattttaccgTGAAATTACAATaggaatattttatgtttttatttagtaattcgTATATATTCgtattgtgtgtggtgtgtgtctgtgtgtgtgtgtgtgtgtgtgtgtgtgtgtatatatatgtgtgtgtgtgtgtgtgtgtgtgtgtatatatatgtgtgtgtgtgtgtgtgtgtgtgtgtgtgtgtatgtgtgtgtgtatatatgtgtgtgtgtgtgtgtgttagagatgATTGTGGAGTGTGGTCTCACCAGCAGCGTGTGGAGCTGAGCCGCGTGATTGGAGAAGAGCCGTGGAGACTGCTGACAGAGCTGACACACCTGAgagatctgacacacacacacacacacacacacacacacctgttacacaccgcagcagcagcagcacaccgctccatcaaacacacacacacacacacacctcctgcAGCGCCGTGGCCTTGTGTCCCGTCACCAGACGACACATGATGATGTGCTCCAGCAGAATGACTTGAAACGAGGACAGGATGGGGCTGCAGTCCaacactgacaaacacacacacatcagaacatcagtaatcacacacacacatcagaacatcagtaatcacacacacacacacacatcagaacatcagtaatcacacacacacatcagaacatcagtaatcacacacacacacacacacacacacatcagaacatcagtaatcacacacacacgtgaacacgAGTCTCTGTGATGAGACGTGACTCACTCTTCAGCTTCTCCAGCTGCATGAGGGCTTTATCAGTGTATTTCTGAGCTTTCTCCAGATACCCAGCCTGCATCGAGTGCATGACCgtcacctgaaacacacacacacacacacacacacacacacacacacatcaacacctCTCACTGTGCACAGACAGAATGATTTCTGCACATTAAAgtactaaaaacatttatttagcaggCTAGATTTCCCAAGCACTTGAAACAGAGATTCAGTCAGTCCTGGTGAAGTGTGTAAGTGTGATGCGGGACAGGAAGACGCTCACCAGGTAGACTAGGACACACATGTGCTCTTTGGGCAGCCAGTGGAAGAGATCGGCCGAGTTACTGGGCAGGATCTCATCGTCGTGGAGCGTGGAGATGGTCTGGATGCACTGCTGCAGCTGCTTCAGACACGGCTTGACGCTcttcacctgcacacacacacacacacacacacacgagagctgATCAGGTCAAACACACATCACAGCGGGGAGCTTCTAACAGAGGAGACGTGTGTGGCTCTCACCTGTCCGGCGTCCAGGTAATGTGTGACCTGCAGCACCAGGAAGAACACTCGCAGCGACTCCTTCTGGATGGGGTTTCCCTGCCAGGTTTCCACGATCTGTCCGCAGAGAGTCAGCAGCGGATGAACCTCCTGCAGCTTACGCTCCATCAGCAGCAGCTACAGACAGCACAAGAGACAGCTGAGCCCACAATACTGCGTTATCATCACTCTCAGAATATCAGGCTTTCTCAGCAGTTCTGCTTTGGACAACCAATTCAATAtgccttaaaaataataactgtcaTGGTTTTATTgtgattactgattataatattgagatttttgtgatattatgaaatttattttttttaatgattattgtattgtaattgtgatgttatgatttaattttaaatgaagtaaggAGTTTGTTGTAATTATATTGGGTATACTTTGtggcaatagacaacaatacattgtatgagtc is a genomic window of Cyprinus carpio isolate SPL01 chromosome B2, ASM1834038v1, whole genome shotgun sequence containing:
- the LOC109045853 gene encoding MAU2 chromatid cohesion factor homolog, which encodes SQQVAQFEDVKFEAASLLSELYCQQNLVDSAKPLLRKAIQISQQTPYWHCRLLFQLAQLHTLEKDLVSACDLLGVGAEYARVVGSEYTRALFLLSKGMLLLMERKLQEVHPLLTLCGQIVETWQGNPIQKESLRVFFLVLQVTHYLDAGQVKSVKPCLKQLQQCIQTISTLHDDEILPSNSADLFHWLPKEHMCVLVYLVTVMHSMQAGYLEKAQKYTDKALMQLEKLKMLDCSPILSSFQVILLEHIIMCRLVTGHKATALQEISQVCQLCQQSPRLFSNHAAQLHTLLGLYCISVNCMDNAEAQFTTALRLTPHQELWTFIVTNLASVYIREGNRHQELYSLLERINPDQNFPVRCESVSDADDRVCVCVCRRFLRETLKMSNAEDLNRLTACSLVLLGHIFYVLGNHRESNNMVVPAMQLASKIPDMSVQLWSSALLKDLNKACGNSTSAAIAVRRDTRAVTVRGEVM